The Thiorhodovibrio frisius genome segment TTGAGCATCTCGACACTGTTTAGGGTGTCGGCCAGCAATTGGCAGCGATCCCAGTTGTCTTCGTCGCTGCTGGTCTGTCCTGGCAGGCGCTGTAGCAGCAGGCCGAAGGCCGCATTGTCGCCAATGGCCAGCCATAGCCGGGTGGGAAGCTGTTCGGAGACGTCGAAATAGTGCCCGATGGCGGCGGCCAGGCTGTCGCCTTGCAGCGGTACCACACCCTGATAGCTCTGCCCCGCGTCGGGTTCGATGGTCATCACCAATTGCGCGGGGCCGAGCAGGTCGGTCAGGTGAGTGCTGCCCAGAGGCTCGCGCCAGCGCGCCAGACCGCGCAGGCTGTGGTCATGCGTGGCCTGGGCAATCAGCGTATGCAGGGGGCCGTCGCCGCGTACCTGGAGTGTCAGGCTGCCCTCAAACTTTAGTGTGGCGCTCAGCAGCACGGCGCTGACCAGCGCCTCGCCCAAAGGCTGGCGCACCGCCGGCGGATAGGTATGGCGTTCAAGCACCGCGCGCCAGCTTGCATCAAGCCGCACCAACTCGCCGCGCACGCCCAGTTGTTCAAGCAGAAAGCGTTGTAGCCGGTCGGCATCGGGGATCATGGGCGTTGCTTACCTGTGGTTGTTGTTGTGCTGCGGCTCAGTGCGCAGAAATTGGTCGACCGACCATTGCAGATCGACTTCTCCCGCCATCACGGCGGCCTCGTACTGGTGACGCCAGTGCGCGAGCAGGGGCCGCGCCTGTTGCCACTCGGCAAAAATCACCTGCGCGAGCGGGCCGCCCTGATCGAGAAAGCCGGATTCCTCGAAGCGACGCGTGCTTTGTTCGCGATCATAGTCGAAGCGGCGGATCTCAGTGTGCCAGCGTCCGCGATAAAAGCTGAATAGCCCAAGGCTGCCACGCGGGTCGTCGTCGAACGGCGAGCCGACCGAACCGACGTTGACGATATCCATGCCTAAGACCCTGCGCGTATGGACCTTGTGGGTGTGACCGGTAATGTACAGGGCCAGATCGGCGGGCAGCTTGTCTTGCAGGGATTCATCTGCGGTGCGCGGCGAGATGCCATCGCGATTTCCGGCCAAGGTGCCATGGGCGATGTGGACCCAAAGATCGGCGCCGCAGCCCGGTCTGTCGCCCGGCGCATCGAAGCACAGATGATCCGGCCAATGGTCTAGCCTTTGGGCAAGCTCGCCGAGCTGGCGGCAGGTCCAGTCGGTAAAAGCGAACATGGCCTGTTCCTGAGGCGTGCGCGCGCCCTCGCGGCTCCAGCGCGAGACCCAGGCCTCGTGATTGCCGCGCACGGCCAGCCAGCCGTGCTGGCGGCGGCGTTGCTCGAACAACGCCAGGCAGCTGTGGTTGTCCGGGCCGCGGTTGATCAGATCGCCAGCAGTGGCAACCAGATCCGGCTGCCAGGCGTCGATGATGGCGATGGCCTGCTCGAAGGCCTGGATGTTGCCCTGCACGTCCGAGAAGACGGCGACTTTCATTGGCTGGTGGTTCCCTTGGTTGATTGCCCGGTAACCGCTCGTCGAGTCTGTTGCTCGGTGCCCTGGCGCAGACGCTGATTGACGGAAGCGACCTTGCCGCTCAGACGTTGGTTGGCGTGGGCTCGAATGTCGAGCTTGGCGGTCGCGTAGACGCGCTCGCAGCCGTGCTCGGCAAGGATTGCGTGGGCGCTTTCAATCAGCGCCAGGGCCTGAGCGAGGGAGTCAGTTTCGATCAGGGTGCCCATGGCGGTGAGTTGGTAGTCATGACCGCTGGCAGCGATCATCTCGACGACTGGGGCGATGAAAGGGCTCAGGCTGCTACCCTGGTCAACCGGAAAAATACTCAGGTCAAGCAAGACGGACATGGCAGGTTCTCCGGGTTGGGGCTGTGCTTGCCGTGAACCACAGGAAGCCATTCTCCGGGCTGGTTGGGGCTGTGGCGTTGAAGGATGTTAATGCAAAGCGGCTGTCAGATGCATGAGCAGGGCGGCGCCTGATTGGCGGAAAATGCTCAGCTTGGAGCCCAGACTCCGCGCGGCGCAGGGCAACCAGCGCGGGTTCATGCCTTTTCAGTCTGGCTCGGGTGAGCAAGTTATCGTGCAATCTGCGCCGATTCAATCCAAAATGATCTCTTGTGCTTTGGCATTGGCCCGCGCTTTAGCCCTTGCCATTCTGAGCCAGTCCCCCCTTGCGACCATGCGCTTTCGCATGCGACCACGGGGCGCCATGGCGTTTTGCACGCTGAGCCTTAAGACGGTGAGCCTGAAGACTTTGAGCCAGACAAGGGAGAGTGAGATTGAATATTGAGACCAGCCTCGACGGACTTGCCGAGCCTGATTGGGACAGCCCGCTGCAGGTTACCCTGACTCCGGAGCTGCTGGCAAAGACCTTGATGGATACTGCGACTGCTGTCCATACTGGCTGGGAGAGCTGTGTGCAGGATGACTCCGTGCTGAATCAGATCGTCGCCATGGATGACTCGGGTCAGAATTCCGTGCGCCTGATTGAACAGGAGTTTGCCGATGAAGAAGAAGTCGATGTGGTTTGGCACGACTGGGCGCTCGAGATTTGCGTTGGTCGGGTCATGACCATCGGCCACTGGCACCTGCGTAACGACTCCCCTCCAGTCGACTGGGAATGGCACGCGCGCCAAGCGGAGAACGCCTTTCAGCAGGCCTGCGTGCTCATCGGTCGTCGCGCCCGCCGTGGCCTCTGGGTGGAGGAAGCCATGCCGCATGAACTGCCGCCGCGCTCCCATCGCCACTGAGGCGATTTGTGGGAAAATCCGGTGGTGGCAAATGCATGCACTGGTCAGAATCGATAGGCTGATATACCAATCGCCCGGCCCAGAATGAGCCGAAATCTCAAAGGGTTTCAGTAAACATCAATCCACAGAAATCATCCAAGGCCATCAGCCAGCATCCATAACAATCAGATTGACCACGAAAGGAGAGTATCGATGTCCCATCGACTGCTAGTACTGGGTTGCGAAACCATGCGCGACGGCGTCGTTGTTGCCGGGATTTTCTTTGCGGCGGCGGTCGCCCTGTTTATGGCTGCGCGCTTTGTGGTTCCTGCGGAGGTTGCACATTTGCAGGCGATTGTCCTGCTGCTCGCGCTCGTTCTGATCATGCTCGCGCCTGTGGTGCTGATCTCCACATTCCTGCTGTCGGTGCTACCCGGTGCGCGGGAGAAGCTCGGGCGTTGCGAGCACTAACAATTCGGCGGCAGGCTGACGGGCGCTGTCAGTAATTTACCATCAAGCCGGGCGCGCTTGTCCGGGTCGAGGCACAGGCGTCCGCTGGCAAACCAGCGCACTGCTTCGGGGTAGATTTTGTGTTCCTGCTTTAGCACCCGGGCGGCAAGGCGGTCGTCGTCGTCGTCGGGCAGCACCGGGACTCGCGCCTGCAAAATTGGCGGACCGCCGTCGAGTTCCTCGGTGACGAAATGCACTGTGGCGCCATGTTCGCTATCGCCTGCGGCCAAAGCGCGCGCGTGGGTGTGCAGGCCTTGGTATTTCGGCAGCAGAGACGGATGAATGTTAAGCAGTCGGCCCAGGTAGTGGCGGACAAAGTCGGGCGTCAGGATGCGCATGAAGCCCGCGAGGACCACCAGCGCAGGATCGAAGCTGTCGATCAGTGCCATGAGTGCGGTATCGAAGGCGGCACGGTCGTCAAATAGTCTGTGATTCAGTACGGCCGTGCTGATGCCGGCGGCCTCAGCCCGCTCGAGGCCACGAACGTCCGGGACATTGCTGATCACAGCGCGGATGACGATGGGTAAGTCGCCTCCCTGTTGGCCATCGATCAGGGCTTGCAGGTTGCTGCCGCTGCCTGAGATCAGCACTACGACTGCCAAAGGGTTTCGAGTTGGTTCGGGACTCTTGCTGGAGGGTTTGGTGGCGAGATCGAGTTCCGGGTTCGGCTGAAATTCACCCTGAGGGATGTCTGGGATCATAGTGTTACCACGAATCTCATGGATTCATTCGCCGGAGTGGCCGGGGTCCATGAGCCTTAGTTGTAACGGACTTCCGGGGCGCCTTGATTTGCATCGATGCGTCCAATCACCCATGCCTGTTCGCCGGCCTTGTTGAATGCCGCCAATGCTTCATCGGTGCGCTCAGGTGGCAGCAATACCAGCAGTCCCACACCGCAGTTGAAGGTGCGGCGCATTTCTGCATCAAGGATGCCTCCCTGCTGCTGTAGCCAGGCGAAGACCGGTGGTAGGGTCCAGCTCGAGAGATCAATGATTGCCTTGGTGTTCGGTGGCATGACACGGGGCAGGTTGTCGGTGATGCCACCGCCGGTGATGTGCGCCAGGGCATGGATGTCGAGTGTCTCGATCAATGGCAGCAGAGAGCGCACATAGATGCGGGTGGGAGCGAGCAGGGCATCGATCAGGCTGGCGTCGCCGCAAGGGTCGGTCAGTTCAGCGCCGCTGCGCTCGAGTACCTGGCGAATCAGGGAGTAGCCGTTGGAATGCGGGCCGGAGGAGGCCAGCGCGATAATGTTGTCGCCGACCTGCACGCGCTCGGGGCCAAGCAGGGCGTCCTTTTCAGCGAGGCCGACGCAGAAGCCGGCCAAGTCGTAGTCTCCGGTCTGGTACATGCCGGGCATTTCGGCGGTCTCACCGCCGATCAGGGCGCAGCCGGCCTGGCGGCAGCCCTCGGCGATGCCGGCGATCACGGCGGTGGCAATATCGAGTTCCAGCTTGCCGGTGGCATAGTAGTCGAGAAAGAACAGCGGCTCGGCGCCCGTGACCAAAATATCATTGGCGCACATCGCGACCAGATCGATGCCGATGCCATCATGGCGGCCGGTGTCAATTGCCAGCTTGAGCTTGGTGCCGACGCCGTCGGTGCCCGAGACCAGCACCGGGTTGCGGTAGCGGCCCAAGGGCAGCTCGAACAGGCCACCGAAGCCGCCCAACCGGCCGACGCCGGGGCGCGCGGTGGCAGCGGCGAGCGGCTTGATGCGCTCGACCAACTCGGCGCCGGCGTCGATATCAACACCAGCGCTGCGGTAGTCGAGCGGTGGTTGGGATATGGGTGTCTGGCTCATTGAAAGATTGTCAGCTGTGGGCGGCGGGGTCGAACACTGGCAATCGCTCCGGGGTGATCTCGGCCAGGGGTAAGGCGGCGCGGTCGGCATCTGACAGGATGGGGTCACCTTTCAACGGCCAGTCGATGCCAATAGCTGGGTCGTCCCAACGCACCGAGAACTGGGTCTCGGGGTGGTAGGCGTCGGTGCACTTGTAGTTAAAGAGCGCATCTTCGCCGGTGACCAGATAGCCGTGGGCGAAGCCGGCTGGCACCCAGAACTGGCGTTTGTTCTCGCCGCTCAGAAGGCAGCCATGCCAACGCCCGAAGCTCGGCGAGCCACGACGCACATCGACGGCGACATCGAAGACCTCGCCTTGCAGCACTTGCACTAGTTTCCCTTGGGCGTAGGGGTTCTGCAGATGCAGCCCGCGCAGCACGCCTTGGCGGGAATAGGCCAGATTGTCCTGCACAAACTCCGGGCCGATGCCGGCCTCGGCGTAGCGCTCCTGCTGCCAGGTCTCGACAAAAAAGCCGCGCTCGTCGCCAAAGACCTGGGGTTCGATGATGAGGACGTCTGGCAGCGCTGTGGTGAGAATATTCACAATGGTGGGTTCTCGATGCGTTCTGGAGTGTAGGCGATTCGCGGGTCAGTTGGTCGGCAACAGGCGCAGAAGATAGTCGCCATAGCCGCTCTTGCGCAGGGGCTCGGCCAGGACGCGCAACTGTTCGGCGTCGATCCAGCGGTTCAGAAAGGCCATTTCCTCGGGCGCGCAGATCTTGAGTCCCTGGCGCTGCTCAATGGCCTGAATGAAATTGGCCGCTTGTAGCAGAGATTCCTGGGTGCCGGTGTCGAGCCAGGCGATGCCGCGGCCGAGTTTTTCCAGATACAGCTCGCCTCTGGCCAGATAGCAGTTGTTGAGGTCAGTGATTTCGAGCTCGCCACGCGGTGAAGGCCGCAGCTCCGCGGCGATGTCGCACACCTGCTCGTCATAGAAATAGAGACCCGTCACTGCATGCTGGGACTTTGGCTTGGCCGGCTTTTCCTCCAGGCTGATCACCTGGCCTTCAGTATTGAATTCGGCTACGCCATAGCGTTCCGGGTCGCGGACCTGATAGCCAAAGACAGTGGCGCCCTTGGTTCGGGCGGCGGCGCTTTTTAAGCAGGGTGTCAGCCCACCGCCGTAGAAAATGTTATCACCCAGAATCAAACAGCTGGGTTGTCCGGCAATGAAATCCCGGCCGATCAGAAAGGCCTGCGCCAGACCGCCCGGCTCGGGTTGCACGGCGTAGTCCAGCGATAGACCCCATTGGCTGCCATCACCAAGCAAAGTGCGAAAGGCCGTTTGGTCCTGCGGCGTGGTGATAACCAGAATCTCGCGAATCCCGGCCAGCATTAGCACCGAGAGCGGATAGTAGATCATCGGCTTGTCATAGACGGGCATCAGTTGCTTGCTGACCGCAATGGTGAGCGGATGCAACCGGGTGCCGGCACCGCCGGCGAGGATAATGCCTTTGCGTGTCATGCTGTGGGCTCGGTGCTGGTTTGCGCCGCCATGCCGAGGCGTTGGCCACGGTAGCTGCCGTCCATGATCCGGGCGGTCCAGTCCTGATGTGCCAGGTACCATTCGATGGTGCGCTTCATGCCAGAGGAAAAGCTCTCGCGAGGTGCCCAGCCGAGCTCCGCTTGGATTTTTCTGGCGTCTATCGCATAGCGGCGATCATGTCCGGGACGGTCAGGCACGAAGGATTTCAGCAGCCGATGCGGGCGGTAGGGCGAATCAGGTAACGCCTCGTCGAGCAGGTCGCATAGGGTGTCGACGACCTCGAGATTGGTCTTTTCGCTGTCGCCGCCGATATTGTAGACCTCGCCGGGCTGGCCAGACTCCAACA includes the following:
- the purN gene encoding phosphoribosylglycinamide formyltransferase, encoding MIPDIPQGEFQPNPELDLATKPSSKSPEPTRNPLAVVVLISGSGSNLQALIDGQQGGDLPIVIRAVISNVPDVRGLERAEAAGISTAVLNHRLFDDRAAFDTALMALIDSFDPALVVLAGFMRILTPDFVRHYLGRLLNIHPSLLPKYQGLHTHARALAAGDSEHGATVHFVTEELDGGPPILQARVPVLPDDDDDRLAARVLKQEHKIYPEAVRWFASGRLCLDPDKRARLDGKLLTAPVSLPPNC
- the rfbC gene encoding dTDP-4-dehydrorhamnose 3,5-epimerase produces the protein MNILTTALPDVLIIEPQVFGDERGFFVETWQQERYAEAGIGPEFVQDNLAYSRQGVLRGLHLQNPYAQGKLVQVLQGEVFDVAVDVRRGSPSFGRWHGCLLSGENKRQFWVPAGFAHGYLVTGEDALFNYKCTDAYHPETQFSVRWDDPAIGIDWPLKGDPILSDADRAALPLAEITPERLPVFDPAAHS
- a CDS encoding MTH1187 family thiamine-binding protein; the encoded protein is MSVLLDLSIFPVDQGSSLSPFIAPVVEMIAASGHDYQLTAMGTLIETDSLAQALALIESAHAILAEHGCERVYATAKLDIRAHANQRLSGKVASVNQRLRQGTEQQTRRAVTGQSTKGTTSQ
- the purM gene encoding phosphoribosylformylglycinamidine cyclo-ligase, with product MSQTPISQPPLDYRSAGVDIDAGAELVERIKPLAAATARPGVGRLGGFGGLFELPLGRYRNPVLVSGTDGVGTKLKLAIDTGRHDGIGIDLVAMCANDILVTGAEPLFFLDYYATGKLELDIATAVIAGIAEGCRQAGCALIGGETAEMPGMYQTGDYDLAGFCVGLAEKDALLGPERVQVGDNIIALASSGPHSNGYSLIRQVLERSGAELTDPCGDASLIDALLAPTRIYVRSLLPLIETLDIHALAHITGGGITDNLPRVMPPNTKAIIDLSSWTLPPVFAWLQQQGGILDAEMRRTFNCGVGLLVLLPPERTDEALAAFNKAGEQAWVIGRIDANQGAPEVRYN
- the rfbA gene encoding glucose-1-phosphate thymidylyltransferase RfbA, which codes for MTRKGIILAGGAGTRLHPLTIAVSKQLMPVYDKPMIYYPLSVLMLAGIREILVITTPQDQTAFRTLLGDGSQWGLSLDYAVQPEPGGLAQAFLIGRDFIAGQPSCLILGDNIFYGGGLTPCLKSAAARTKGATVFGYQVRDPERYGVAEFNTEGQVISLEEKPAKPKSQHAVTGLYFYDEQVCDIAAELRPSPRGELEITDLNNCYLARGELYLEKLGRGIAWLDTGTQESLLQAANFIQAIEQRQGLKICAPEEMAFLNRWIDAEQLRVLAEPLRKSGYGDYLLRLLPTN
- the hslO gene encoding Hsp33 family molecular chaperone HslO, giving the protein MIPDADRLQRFLLEQLGVRGELVRLDASWRAVLERHTYPPAVRQPLGEALVSAVLLSATLKFEGSLTLQVRGDGPLHTLIAQATHDHSLRGLARWREPLGSTHLTDLLGPAQLVMTIEPDAGQSYQGVVPLQGDSLAAAIGHYFDVSEQLPTRLWLAIGDNAAFGLLLQRLPGQTSSDEDNWDRCQLLADTLNSVEMLKLPFHQLLHRLFHTEQVRVFEPDLITFRCTCSRTRIATTLRALGQDDLEALIAERGAVEVTCEFCNRNYRFDAVDVSELFASSVPSTAPPQRQ
- a CDS encoding metallophosphoesterase family protein; protein product: MKVAVFSDVQGNIQAFEQAIAIIDAWQPDLVATAGDLINRGPDNHSCLALFEQRRRQHGWLAVRGNHEAWVSRWSREGARTPQEQAMFAFTDWTCRQLGELAQRLDHWPDHLCFDAPGDRPGCGADLWVHIAHGTLAGNRDGISPRTADESLQDKLPADLALYITGHTHKVHTRRVLGMDIVNVGSVGSPFDDDPRGSLGLFSFYRGRWHTEIRRFDYDREQSTRRFEESGFLDQGGPLAQVIFAEWQQARPLLAHWRHQYEAAVMAGEVDLQWSVDQFLRTEPQHNNNHR